The genomic DNA GTAACTCCAATCCCTCTTAAGAAATCATTCTCATTCAATGAGCGATACGGTCTAAAACCATTTTGGTTACGTTTTACATTTGTAATCATTGCAGATTTACCAAATGATAGTCCTGAACCAAAAGTCAACCCTTGACCAAATGCAGCCTGAAAATCTCCTATTACTATATTCTTGATCACTCCTTTATCATCCTTATACATCAAATAAGCCGAATTAAAGTCAAACCCATATGGATTATTCGCTCTGAAAAAGGTTTCGCCTGCATCCTTTTCACCGGAATATCCAAAAAATATTCTATTCTTATAACTCCCTTTATACTTAAAAACAAATCTTTGAGGTGAGCCGATATATGGTGAAGAAGCAGTATTATTATTTAATGAGAAGCCTTTAGAACGCTCTAATCTTTCACCATACAAACTGATAAACTCAGATTGTAATGGTTTTTCATAAAGTGAATAATTGCGCAATCTCTCAATTGGACTTTGGACAATAGAAATAAAAGGAATTATTTTAGCAATAGTCTCATCATCTAATTCTTCAATGACTTGCAATTCATAAACCGACAAGAAGTTTCCAAAAATTTTTCTATGATTAATAATTGCAAAAATTTGCGCAGCAGATAAGAAAGGGAATCTACTCAAATCATCATAAGTTGCATGATTGATACTTATTCTTCTCTTTTGTGAAAATGCTGTTTGGTCAAACAAATCCTGATAATCAGGTGAAGCGTCATTATTTTCAATCCAACTTTCAATTTCTTGTTGGAATTCATCTTCTTCTATCTGAGCAAACGCAAACACAGGCACAAATAAGAAACTGATTAAAAGCCAATTATTTTTCTTGAATTGATTTACCAAAATAATAATGAGTATCTAAAGTTGATGAAGCTCCAAGTCGGTTATGATAAGTAAAAGCAACAATCACTTTCACATTTTTTTCTAAACTTAAACCTATGGCAATAGATCTACGCAAGGTTGAAAAACCAGTTCTCATAGCATAAAAGCTACCTTTGGGGGCATATTCAATACCACAGCGAAAGTCCAATGGGTAACTTTCATAAATCTCAGCCTCCAAGTATAATTTCGTATTGGAAGCAACTTTATGACTGAGTCCAAATGCAGCGCTCGCTTGTGTACTTTCGGCACTTAAATGTGAAATTTTGTTTGAAGTAGGATTGCTGATTTTGAAAGCCCCTGAAAAGTTATCATTGACAGGGAATGCACAGCCAATATTAAAAGCCGGTGTTCCAAAATTACCATAATCACTTACATAAATTCCTGTATAATAAAGTGTTATACCAAGTGAAAATTTAGGAATGAGTAATCTTGAGAAGGATACTCCATAGGCATATTGGTTATATGATGTATTCCCAAATGAAAAAGCAAATAAACCCATACTCCCATAATCAGAGCGTAAGTTAGCTGCAAGTGAACCGGCATTTAATTTTGATACTCCAAATTTATTTTGAATAGATAATCCAACAGCAGATTTGCCCATTAAAGCAACTGCCCCCGGATTATTGTAAAGCGACCATAAATCATTTGATAGCAAACCACAAAAGCCAAGTGAATATGCCTTTGCACCAAACACATAACTGCCATCCAATGCTTTGGAATTTGTTGAACAAATGATTGTTCCAAGCAAGAAAAGCAGCTTTATATTCATACCAAACCATATTATAGCCTAACACCTCTTGAGTCCTCTATTGTTTCAATCTTACCTAAATTTATTTTAAAGACTTTGGACGGGAATTTTTCTAACAGCACAAAGTCATGAGTCGCCATGAGCACAGAAGCTCCTTCTTCATTTGATATTTTCATCAATAGTTTCACAATATCTTCGCTCAAATCGGGATCAAGATTACCGGTAGGCTCATCCGCTAAGATTAGTTCGGGTGAATTCAAAATTGCGCGAGCGATAACTAATCTCTGTTGCTCTCCACCAGATAATTGGTGTGGCATCTTATAATCTTTTGTGGACAATCCCACCAATTCTAATACCTCGCGAGCTCTGCTTTTCATTTTAATTTGATCGTGCCACCCGGTTGCTAACAGAACAAACATCAAATTATCCATCACGTTCCTATCCATCAGTAATTGAAAATCTTGGAATACAATTCCAAGTTTTCGCCTTAATTTTGGTATTTGCCTGCGTTTTATTTTTTTCAAATCAAATCCTGCAACTTCTCCACTACCCTCTTGTAGTTTGATTTCACCATAGAGAGTCTTGAGAAACGTTGACTTACCACCACCGGTTTTACCTATTAAATATGCAAACTCTCCTTTCTTAAGTTCTAAATCTATCTGATTCAAAACCAAGTTATTTTCGTTAAAGAAGTCTGCTCCATGTATTGATATTACATTTTGATTGTCCATAATGCAGTCCTGCAATTTTAGCAAATATTTTTAAGCAATACACCATGTCATCTATCATAAACAATTCAAAGTTGCATCTTGTCTAATAATATTTTTTGCGATAGAGGAAAAATATTGCAACAAAAAAGCCTTCCGAATGGGAAGGCTTTTTGTTAGATTGGATTATAAGAGGACTTATTTCTTTTTGTATTCAAAAGTGATTTTACCTTTGTTTCCGCAGGCGCAATCGTTATTTACTGGGTCAACAGCGGTAATTTTAATTACAACATAATCGTCTCCACCTCTGAATTTCGCGATATAAATATCGTTAGTTTGAGGATTAGAAACAGTAGCACTTGCAGTACCTCCTGCATAAGCAGTAGCAGCAGATTCTACAGTTGCATTTGCATAGTCATAAGAATTTGCTTTTACAAATTCAGTTGAATTTGCAGCAGTAAAACTACCGGTAAAAGCATCTCCTGCTTTATCATTGTTAGTCATATCTCTGTTAGCTGCAGCAGAATTAGATGCTACTGATTTATCAGCATCTAAGTCATAAGCTCCATCTTTTGAGCCACCTGCATGCCAGAAAGCTCCATCTTTGGTAGTAGCCAAAGGAGTTTCATTTGCAGTAGCACTAACTGTTACTTTGATAACTTTTGTTACAATATTACCGTCTTTGTCTTCAATCTTGAAAGTGTAAGTAGTTGTACCTAGATTATCACCAGAATAAATTGTAAGAGTATCAACATACTGAGTTTTGTCAGATCCTGAAAGAGAAATTTTATTGTTAGCAAATGATTTACCTTTTGCAGTTTCAGGAAGGTCAGAAAGCACATTGATTCCTTGTTGAGAAATAGAGAATTCTTTTAAATCTGATCCGCCACCTGCTTTAATAACATTCCATCTAAAAGAAATTGCTTCTGATTTTCCAACTTCAATGTCAGAACTGCTTTTTCCAAGAACTTCTACAGAAATTGTTGGTTGTGGTTTGTCAGGATTTTCTTCCTCCTTAGAACATGAAGTAAACAAAGATGTTGCTAATAATGTAGCAACCATGAGTGATAAGTTAAATACTTTTTTCATTTTTATACTTTTTAATAATGAGTCGGCAAATTTAATGTATTTCCAATTAGTTTCGCTTTTATGCACATTTTTTTGTCTTGAAATTGCAACCTTAATCGTTTCATTAATTTCGACTTTCATTTTTATTTCATCAGATAAGTTACTTAATTTGCCATCTCAATAACTGATGGAAAATTATATAGTATCTGCTCGTAAATACAGACCCAAAAACTTCGATGAAGTGGTTGGACAAAAGCATATTACAGATACTTTAGAAAATGAAATCAAACTAGACAAATTAGCACAGGCATTTCTTTTTACGGGACCTAGAGGTGTTGGCAAAACTACATGTGCAAGAATTCTGGCTAAGGTCATCAACTCTTCCGGTGAGGACGACCCCAATAAAGACTATTCTTTTAATATTTTCGAACTTGATGCAGCATCAAACAATTCAGTCGATGACATCAGGGCATTGATTGAACAAGTTAGAATACCGCCTCAAACAGGCAGATACAAAGTGTATATTATTGATGAGGTACACATGCTTTCTTCACAGGCGTTCAATGCGTTTTTAAAAACACTCGAAGAACCGCCAAGGTATGCTATCTTCATATTAGCAACTACAGAAAAACACAAAATACTGCCAACCATTTTATCGCGTTGCCAAGTCTTTAATTTCAAGCGTATTTCTCTGAATGATATGGTAAATCACCTCAAAAAAGTTGCAGAAAGCGAAGGTATTCAATTTGAATCGGAAGCGTTGCATCTGATTGCAGAGAAAGCAGATGGCGGATTACGAGATGCCCTGTCTCTTTTTGACATGCTTGCAAGTTTTTGTAACGGCAAAATTACTTACCAAGAGGCAGCTGAAAATCTTAATATACTTGACAAAGATTTCTTTTTTAAACTCACAGACTTCTTTCTCATAAGCGACATCCCGTCTTCTCTAATACTTCTTAACGAGATACTTGATAAAGGTTTTGATACACAATCAGTGCTTGGAGGATTAGCTTCACATTTTAGAAACTTACTTGTAGCAAAAGACCCTTCTACACTCAAATTAATGGAATTAAGTGAAAAACACATTAAGATGTACGAAGAACAAGCAACAAAAGTAAGTGCCGGTTTTATTCTGAATGGATTAAACATATGTTTCCAATTTGAAACAAGTATTAAATCAAGCTACAATCCCGCATTCTACACAGAATTAGCCTTAATGAAATTGTGTCATTTGCAAAACATGATTGATGTAAGTGCAACTCTCGAAGAATTAAAAAAAAAAGTGATGAAATAGATAGTTCTGAAGTTCTGCCAATAGTTTCAGATGAATCACGCATTTTAAACATCATTGAGAAAGTAAAAGTTCGCGAAGCTCCGGCACAAGAACTACCTGCTATCAAAATTCCCAAATCTAATCCTAAAGCACCTCAACATTCCGATATCAAGGACGAATCGACTGAGTCAAACCAATTATCTCACCCCCCTGAACTCTCTGAGCAAGTTAGTAACGAAATTCCAACCAATGGTATTGATGAACAGGATGAAGGCGAGATTTATATAGAGCAAGATTTTTCAGAAGTTGACATCACGAATGCTTCTATATCCGATACTGATGAATATGATGAGGACTTTTTCGAATCGACTATTATTGAACTTAGTCAAAAATATGCTAGTGAAAATGACAGTTATCTAAGCACTATCATCACTAACTTTTCTGCAAAATTAGAAGGTTCCATTCTTACCATTTCGATACCAAGTGGTCTCAATAATGAGAAAGTGAGTCAAGAAAAATTATTTATTAAGCAATTTTTTTCAAGTAAGCTCTCTAATAGAGATTTTGAGATGGTGTTTGAAGAAACCAATTCAACAGTTCAATCAGATATACCATATACCAACGAGGATAAGATTAAGAAAATGGTTGAAGAACATCCTGATTTCAAAGAATGGATTACCCAACTTGATTTACGATACTAAGGCTACTTCAAAATCAACTTTTAACTGTTTAAAAATTATGCTTTTCACAAAGTGAAATCATCTCGAGAATTATTATTCTTTTTGGCTTTCAGTATTGTAATTAGATTGACACAATTCACTATTTTCGCACACTTATGTACGAGTACCTGCACGGAAGTTTCACATTACTTACTCCCACATTCATGGTAGTGGATTGTGGAGGTGTCGGATATAATGTCAGTATTTCCTTAAATACATTTGAAGCACTAAAAGACAAGAAAGAAGGCAAAGTATTTATTCATTTTGCGGTAAGCGAAAATGCACAAACACTTTATGGTTTTGCAAATGATGCAGAAAGAGTGCTCTTCCGCGCCCTCATTGGAGTAAGTGGAGTTGGTCCTTCAACTGCTCGCATGATTTTGTCATCACAATCGACAAATGAAATAATTAACGCAATAGTTAGCGGCAATCTTGCGTTGTTAAATTCTATTAAAGGGATTGGTCCAAAGACCGCTCAAAGAATCGTAGTTGAATTACAAGATAAGTTAGGCAAAATGAATCAAATGAATATAACAAGCTCTTCCATTGAGACATCAATTTCTCTTAATCAAGAAGCATTGTTAGCATTAGAATCATTAGGTTTTAACAAGAATGTTGCTGCCAAAGCAATCAGCAAAATCTTGCAAGACAATCCTCAAATTTCTGTTGAAAATCTGATTAAGAATGCTCTCAGAATCCTATAGCAGCAATTAACAATACTCATTTATAAACAAGGAATCGGAAAGGAAGGTGAAAAACAGATTTTATAAAGAAAAGCTAAGGGTTATTTTCTGCTTACGAGGCTTTCAAATTCCTGTTTCTTACAAATCCATTGTTATATTAGTTGCATTATTTCTAAGTATTGCACCAAGTGCCTATTCACAAACAAACCCAAACTCTTCTGATTCAAGTAACTTACGTTTTCCGATTGACAAAAATGGAAAAGGTGGTGGCATAGACCTTCCAAATCCTAGCAACATCAAAGAAGAAGTTTCATTTAACTCAAATACCGGTAAATATGAAGTACGTAGAAAAATTGGTGATAGGTACTTGCCCGGTGTGAGAGAACTTACTCGTCAACAATACATGGACGAGTATGCACAAAAAGTGAATAGAGACTATTTCAGGGATCAGGGGCGTGCACAAAACTTTGCTAGAGGAGGAAGCAGCAAGAGTCCCGGTTTGGGTATTTTACCCAATTTGACAAAATTTATGGGTAATGGCTTAATAGAAATTCAACCAACAGGTACGGCAGAACTTACCTTAGGAATGAATATCAACCGTGTTAAGAACCCTAACTTTTCGGTTCGAATGCAAATGCCACCACCACAACTCATCTTTGACCAAAATCTGCAACTCGGAGTTACCGGCAACATTGGCGACCGCATTAAAGTAGGGATTAAATATGACACCAAAGCTACGTTCGAGTTTGAAAATCAAACTAAATTAGACTGGGTTGGAAAAGAAGATGATATCCTTAAAAAAATAGAAGTTGGAAATATCAGCATGCCACTGAACAGCAGTTTAATTCAAGGCGGAAGTAATTTGTTTGGTGTCAGAACAGAAATGCAGTTCGGAAGGTTAACATGGTCTGCATTATTTTCTCAAAATCGAGGTCAAAGAACTGAACAATCAGTATCCAATGGTGCTCAAACAACCGAATTCAACATCCAAGCAGATTTATATGAAGCAAATAGGCACTTCTTTTTAAGCCAATACTTCTATGAAAACTATGATAATTCATTGGCTAATCTGCCAATTATAAACTCAGGTGTTGTAATCAATAGAGTTGAGGTGTGGGTTACCAACAAAGGAGGGATGTTTGAAAACACACGCGACATTGTCGCTTTGATGGACCTGGCTGAAAGCAAACCTTATAACTCAAATCTGAACACCGGCTCAAGCATTCCCTACCCCTCTAACGACTTCAACTCAGAATATTCTCAATTGGCATCGTCCAACACTGCACGTAAGGCAAGTACCGCTATTGATGGAATTACTGCTGCAATTCCAAGTTTAGAACCCGGTTTTGACTATGAATATGTCAATGGTGCCAGAAAGCTCAATGAAAACGAATACACACTCAACCCCAGATTAGGTTATATCTCTCTTAATCAAGGTTTAAATAATGATGAGGTATTAGGTGTGGCTTATGAATACACCTATAACGGTCAAGTTTATAAAGTTGGTGAATTTTCTTCTGAGGTGGCACAAGACATAGACAGCAGAGTGCTTTTTATCAAGATGCTCAAAAGCACCACAGTGAGGACAAAAATTCCAATGTGGAAATTGATGATGAAGAATATATACTCTCTCAATACATCGAATCTCAATCTGGAAGATTTTTATATTGACGTAATTTATGCTGATGACCCCTCCGGAGCAGACTTAAATTATTTACCTGTACAGAACATTCCAGGGATCAGTGGTGGAGTGCCACTACTAACTGTTTTTAACCTTGACAGAATTAACAGACAACAAGAAGCAAAACCGGATGGTGTTTTTGATGCAATTGACGGAATCACTATAAACAGACAACGCGGACAAGTTATTTTCCCTGTTGCGGAACCATTTGGCAGATATTTAAAATCCAAATTCGGAAATGATAGTCTTTTAGCAGACAAATATGTTTTCAATGCACTGTATGATTCTACAAAGTCCTTAGCCACCCAAGACGTTGCTAAGAACAAGTTTTTCTTAAAGGGTAAATACAAAGGGACTTCAAGCGCTGAAATCATGCTGAACTCAATGAATGTACCTCCCGGGTCTGTTCAGGTGTTTGCCAATGGAAATAAATTACGAGAAGGCTCCGATTACATTGTGGATTATAACATAGGAAAAGTTACAATTCTAAATCAAGGCATTCTATCGAGTGGTGCCAATATTACGGTTTCATCTGAAAACCAATCCATGTTTAACACTCAACAGAAAACCATGTTGGGTACTCGTTTTGACTATGCTGTCAACAAAAAATTAAGCCTTGGAGGCACACTGTTGCACATGTATGAAAGACCTTTAACACCAAAGACAAATATAGGCGAAGACCCTCTGATGAACACTATTTTCGGGTTTGATGGAATTTACAATACAAAATCTCGTTTTCTTACTAAACTCGTTGATAAAATACCACTCATTGAAACTAAAGAAGAGTCTAGTATTTTAATTCAAGCAGAGTATGCTCAACTCATTCCGGGGAAACCGCGTTCTATTGAAAGTTCGGTACGAAATGGAGAACGAGGAATTTCGTATATCGATGATTTTGAAGCTGCTGAAATTCCATTTGAACTCAGACAACCACAAAATTGGAAATTGGCGAGTATTCCACAAAAACAACCTGACCTTTTCCCTGAATGGGATATTGCCCTCACTGATAAAACATCATGGTTAGATTATAGAGGTCTTATATCTTGGTATTCGGTTGACCCAACTTTTTACAGAAATGACAAAAACACACCTCAACATATCAAAGATGATATCGAAATGCAGTCCAATCATTACATGCGTGAGGTTACTGTAAATGAAGTTTTTCAAAACAAAGAATTACAACAAGGCGTTCCTAACATACAACCAACTTTAGACATTGCATTTTTCCCTAAAGAAAGAGGTCCATACAACTACAACGCTAAATCTTTTGACTTTAAATCCGATGGAACCTTCAATGACCCAACAAAATCATGGGGAGGTATCATGCGAAAGATTGAAACTAACGACTTTGAGGCAGCCAATATTGATTATATTGAAATTTGGATGATGGATCCATTTAAGTACAATCCAACCACCAGCAATCAAGGAAAACTATATATCAATTTAGGAAATATTTCAGAAGACATTTTACCGGACCGAAGAAAATCATACGAAAATGGATTTCCCAAAAATGCAACAGATAGGAACACCATAGACCCCTCCACATTCGGCTATGTCCCTCTCCTGCCTCAGATTAATTTCGCATTTGATAACAACACAGAGTCA from Bacteroidia bacterium includes the following:
- a CDS encoding ATP-binding cassette domain-containing protein; amino-acid sequence: MDNQNVISIHGADFFNENNLVLNQIDLELKKGEFAYLIGKTGGGKSTFLKTLYGEIKLQEGSGEVAGFDLKKIKRRQIPKLRRKLGIVFQDFQLLMDRNVMDNLMFVLLATGWHDQIKMKSRAREVLELVGLSTKDYKMPHQLSGGEQQRLVIARAILNSPELILADEPTGNLDPDLSEDIVKLLMKISNEEGASVLMATHDFVLLEKFPSKVFKINLGKIETIEDSRGVRL
- the dnaX gene encoding DNA polymerase III subunit gamma/tau; protein product: MENYIVSARKYRPKNFDEVVGQKHITDTLENEIKLDKLAQAFLFTGPRGVGKTTCARILAKVINSSGEDDPNKDYSFNIFELDAASNNSVDDIRALIEQVRIPPQTGRYKVYIIDEVHMLSSQAFNAFLKTLEEPPRYAIFILATTEKHKILPTILSRCQVFNFKRISLNDMVNHLKKVAESEGIQFESEALHLIAEKADGGLRDALSLFDMLASFCNGKITYQEAAENLNILDKDFFFKLTDFFLISDIPSSLILLNEILDKGFDTQSVLGGLASHFRNLLVAKDPSTLKLMELSEKHIKMYEEQATKVSAGFILNGLNICFQFETSIKSSYNPAFYTELALMKLCHLQNMIDVSATLEELKKKVMK
- the ruvA gene encoding Holliday junction branch migration protein RuvA translates to MYEYLHGSFTLLTPTFMVVDCGGVGYNVSISLNTFEALKDKKEGKVFIHFAVSENAQTLYGFANDAERVLFRALIGVSGVGPSTARMILSSQSTNEIINAIVSGNLALLNSIKGIGPKTAQRIVVELQDKLGKMNQMNITSSSIETSISLNQEALLALESLGFNKNVAAKAISKILQDNPQISVENLIKNALRIL